The following proteins are encoded in a genomic region of Arcobacter suis CECT 7833:
- a CDS encoding ammonium transporter: MKKWLLSSLLSTLAFAEETAPVLNSGDTAWMMISTALVMLMTPIGLALFYAGMTRSKNVLNTYSMVFGAFAIAFIAWIVAGFSIAFGTMEGSINQFMGGFAHVMLEGISWKDFASVELGQLYPKFVFIVFQGTFAAITVAIVSGAIIERMKFSTWMIFAAVWTIVVYAPIAHMVWGGGYLFNEGALDFAGGTVVHMNGGLAGLVLAILLGKRAGYSKVAMKPVSIILTAVGAGLLWFGWYGFNAGSAFGANAIAGVAFLTTTIAASIATLTWLAIESLVFKKPTLLGAASGAIAGLVAITPAAGFVSVGGALIIGIVGALIAFFGVAAFKKKLGYDDSLDAFGIHFLAGLWGAIATGIFALNDKDLLWSGPLKDADDRLGQIFVQFESALIVGIYTLIGTVVVYYIASALTGGARVNEEKESQGLDESVHGERGFNL; encoded by the coding sequence ATGAAAAAGTGGCTTTTAAGTTCACTACTTAGTACTCTTGCATTTGCAGAGGAAACTGCACCTGTTCTTAACTCAGGTGACACAGCTTGGATGATGATATCAACAGCGTTAGTAATGTTGATGACACCTATTGGACTAGCATTATTTTATGCTGGTATGACGAGATCTAAAAATGTTTTAAATACTTATTCAATGGTATTTGGTGCATTTGCAATTGCATTTATTGCATGGATTGTAGCAGGTTTCTCTATTGCATTTGGAACAATGGAAGGTTCAATCAACCAATTTATGGGTGGGTTTGCCCATGTAATGCTTGAAGGTATTAGCTGGAAAGACTTTGCAAGTGTTGAATTAGGACAACTTTATCCTAAATTTGTATTCATAGTTTTCCAAGGTACTTTTGCTGCAATTACTGTAGCTATCGTATCTGGTGCAATTATTGAAAGAATGAAATTTTCTACATGGATGATTTTTGCAGCTGTTTGGACAATTGTAGTTTACGCACCAATTGCACATATGGTTTGGGGTGGAGGATACCTTTTCAACGAAGGTGCACTTGATTTCGCTGGTGGTACAGTTGTACATATGAATGGTGGTTTAGCTGGTCTTGTTCTTGCAATTTTACTTGGTAAAAGAGCTGGTTATTCAAAAGTAGCGATGAAACCTGTTAGTATTATTCTAACAGCGGTTGGTGCTGGTCTTTTATGGTTTGGATGGTATGGATTTAATGCAGGTTCTGCATTTGGAGCAAATGCGATTGCAGGTGTTGCATTCCTAACTACAACTATAGCAGCTTCTATTGCAACACTTACTTGGTTAGCAATTGAATCTTTAGTATTCAAAAAACCTACACTTTTAGGTGCTGCATCTGGTGCTATTGCTGGTCTTGTGGCTATTACTCCTGCTGCTGGTTTTGTAAGCGTTGGTGGAGCTCTAATTATTGGTATAGTTGGTGCACTTATTGCATTCTTTGGAGTTGCAGCATTTAAGAAAAAACTTGGTTACGATGATAGTTTAGATGCATTTGGAATTCACTTCCTTGCAGGTTTATGGGGTGCTATTGCAACAGGTATTTTTGCTCTAAATGATAAAGATCTTTTATGGTCAGGACCACTAAAAGATGCAGATGATAGATTAGGACAAATTTTTGTTCAATTTGAATCAGCTTTAATTGTTGGTATTTATACATTAATTGGAACTGTTGTTGTTTATTATATTGCTTCTGCATTAACTGGTGGAGCAAGGGTAAATGAAGAAAAAGAAAGCCAAGGTTTAGATGAATCAGTACACGGTGAACGTGGATTTAACCTATAA
- a CDS encoding P-II family nitrogen regulator, which yields MKKIEVIIKPFKLEDVKDALVEVGITGMSVYDVKGYGRQQGHSELYRGAEYVVDFLPKIKIDVVVKDEMVESVINAIVNSAKTGKIGDGKIFVSSLDEVVRIRTEERGSEAV from the coding sequence ATGAAAAAGATAGAAGTAATAATAAAACCCTTTAAACTAGAAGATGTAAAAGATGCATTGGTAGAAGTAGGAATAACGGGAATGAGTGTATATGATGTAAAAGGGTACGGAAGACAACAAGGACATAGTGAGCTTTATAGAGGAGCTGAATATGTAGTGGATTTTTTACCAAAAATCAAAATAGATGTAGTAGTAAAAGATGAAATGGTAGAATCAGTGATAAACGCGATAGTAAATTCGGCAAAAACTGGTAAGATAGGAGATGGAAAAATATTTGTTTCATCACTAGATGAAGTAGTAAGAATTAGAACTGAAGAGCGTGGTAGCGAAGCTGTTTAA
- a CDS encoding TetR/AcrR family transcriptional regulator codes for MAKIIDKDEKRCDIALASIALFCEKGIQQTSIDQIAKSAGVAKGTIYLYFKNKEEIVFTIWDIITQQHEESFKKRTTENMSTKEKILEYFNFNEFQEKFDKEQILILFQHFVSSMLIDKTQLYTAYFESFFQKDYDFISSCLKEGIKKGEFFIDDIDILTNNIIMLLKGLLVKAKASNMNFDETQNVLSKHIIYLLEQCTKEKQ; via the coding sequence ATGGCAAAAATCATAGACAAAGATGAAAAACGATGTGATATAGCATTGGCTTCCATTGCCCTTTTTTGTGAAAAAGGAATACAACAAACCAGTATTGATCAAATAGCAAAAAGTGCTGGTGTTGCAAAAGGAACTATTTATCTTTATTTTAAAAATAAAGAAGAGATTGTTTTTACTATTTGGGACATTATCACTCAACAACATGAAGAATCTTTTAAAAAACGTACTACAGAAAATATGAGTACAAAAGAAAAAATCTTAGAATATTTTAATTTCAACGAATTTCAAGAAAAGTTTGATAAGGAACAGATACTTATTCTTTTTCAACACTTTGTAAGTTCCATGCTTATTGATAAAACTCAACTTTATACAGCTTATTTCGAAAGTTTTTTTCAAAAAGATTATGATTTTATTTCCTCTTGTTTAAAGGAAGGTATAAAAAAAGGTGAATTTTTTATTGACGATATTGATATACTAACTAACAATATTATTATGCTTTTAAAGGGTTTATTAGTTAAAGCAAAAGCTTCTAATATGAATTTTGATGAAACACAAAATGTCCTTAGTAAACATATAATTTATTTACTTGAACAATGCACAAAGGAAAAACAATGA
- a CDS encoding TolC family protein, protein MKKLIFIYLFPLFAIAGNLDELLNLAEQNKQVEASRYSLESTKEKEYATKSGYMPNLSLGANQTFNQEKNMSTPEKSTTGSATLAFTIYDGGKREASFEQQQALVKSATFNLASVQNNISLDVIYYYYNYLSTLASKESTLKKMEQLEAERYRLEKFLSVGSITADELQKIISSIEQTKVDLLTLDNTLNNISNTLEYLTGQEVSVEKGSTIVYKNSTIEEGKRFDILALEESIQSTKAEAKIAKAPNKPTIIIQDTYSRYDFDYPSAIDSLDQQNSIQLMMEWKIFDFGSTSANAQAAYLNYLSKNSELAYEKHKAKASFKNAQNSYKTSLAKIDAARAKLQASEMTYELIKKKFQQGIVDNVNYLDALRDKFDSNSQLQTALNEVEYQKAVLLYEMGENIKGAIQ, encoded by the coding sequence ATGAAAAAATTGATATTTATTTATCTTTTTCCACTTTTTGCAATTGCAGGAAATTTAGATGAACTTTTAAATTTAGCAGAACAAAATAAACAAGTGGAAGCATCAAGATACAGTTTAGAATCAACAAAAGAAAAAGAGTATGCAACAAAAAGTGGATATATGCCAAACTTAAGTTTAGGAGCTAATCAAACTTTTAATCAAGAAAAAAATATGTCAACTCCTGAAAAAAGTACAACTGGTTCTGCAACACTAGCATTTACTATTTATGATGGAGGGAAAAGAGAAGCTTCTTTTGAACAACAACAAGCTCTTGTAAAATCTGCAACTTTTAATTTAGCTTCTGTTCAAAATAATATTTCATTGGATGTAATTTATTATTATTACAACTATTTAAGTACTCTTGCTAGTAAAGAATCTACTTTAAAAAAAATGGAACAACTTGAAGCTGAACGTTATCGTTTGGAAAAATTTTTATCAGTTGGCTCTATTACAGCAGATGAATTACAAAAAATAATCTCTTCAATTGAGCAAACAAAAGTTGATTTATTAACCTTGGATAATACACTAAACAATATTTCTAATACTTTAGAATATTTAACTGGTCAAGAAGTAAGTGTAGAAAAAGGTTCTACTATTGTTTATAAAAATTCAACAATAGAAGAAGGAAAACGTTTTGATATTTTAGCACTTGAAGAGAGTATTCAAAGTACTAAAGCAGAAGCAAAAATAGCAAAAGCACCAAATAAACCTACAATAATAATCCAAGATACATATTCTCGTTATGATTTTGATTACCCATCTGCAATAGATAGTTTAGACCAGCAAAATAGTATTCAACTTATGATGGAATGGAAAATTTTTGATTTTGGTTCAACCTCTGCTAATGCACAAGCTGCTTATTTAAACTATTTATCTAAAAATAGTGAATTAGCCTATGAAAAACATAAAGCAAAAGCCAGTTTTAAAAATGCTCAAAATAGTTATAAAACTTCACTTGCTAAAATTGATGCAGCTAGGGCAAAACTACAAGCCTCTGAAATGACTTATGAATTAATTAAAAAGAAATTCCAACAAGGAATTGTTGATAATGTTAATTATCTTGATGCATTAAGAGATAAATTTGACTCAAATTCGCAATTACAAACTGCCTTAAATGAAGTAGAATACCAAAAAGCTGTATTACTTTATGAAATGGGCGAAAATATTAAAGGAGCTATTCAATGA
- a CDS encoding efflux RND transporter periplasmic adaptor subunit, with translation MKKIFILTLFVFQALFAEDIYATFDVVSEKKSELGLSVSGIVATLNVNVGDKVKKGDLLLSLYNAQEKNEYETARKNAEHSSKTYERYAKISDVIDKEKMENYLYDRDITLLNAQNKEIILRKTELRAPYDLVVTKKNIELGAIVLASQTKLIDVIALDDVKLVLKFDEKYWQKVKVGQTFSYKVDGSDKNYEAKITKIYPTILNETREMQAEVKTQNLMPGLFGNGTIKAE, from the coding sequence ATGAAAAAAATTTTTATACTTACACTATTTGTGTTTCAAGCTTTGTTCGCAGAAGATATTTACGCAACATTTGATGTTGTTAGTGAAAAAAAATCTGAACTTGGACTTTCTGTATCAGGAATTGTTGCAACATTAAATGTAAATGTTGGGGATAAGGTTAAAAAAGGTGATTTACTTCTTTCTTTATATAATGCCCAAGAAAAAAACGAATATGAAACTGCAAGAAAAAATGCGGAACACTCTTCTAAAACTTACGAAAGATATGCAAAAATATCAGATGTTATAGACAAAGAAAAAATGGAAAACTATCTTTATGATAGAGATATTACTTTATTAAATGCTCAAAATAAAGAAATAATTTTACGAAAAACTGAGTTAAGAGCGCCATATGATTTGGTAGTTACTAAAAAAAATATTGAGTTAGGTGCTATTGTATTAGCTTCTCAAACAAAACTTATTGATGTAATTGCTTTAGATGATGTAAAACTGGTATTAAAGTTTGATGAAAAATATTGGCAAAAAGTAAAAGTTGGTCAAACTTTTAGCTATAAGGTTGATGGAAGTGATAAAAACTATGAAGCTAAAATCACAAAAATTTACCCAACTATTTTAAATGAAACTAGAGAAATGCAAGCTGAAGTAAAAACTCAAAATCTTATGCCTGGCCTTTTTGGTAATGGCACAATTAAAGCTGAGTAA
- a CDS encoding efflux RND transporter permease subunit, producing the protein MYKLAINRPITTLMGVLTFIVFGLMSYNTMPINLFPNVDFPVVTVQTTYNGADPSTVETKVTDKIEEAVSGVDGIDKLMSTSYEGFSVVTIQFELTKDLDEATNDVRDKIGAINLPSEVEKPVVKKLGATGAVISLFIASDGNDTTALMRLADEKLKPQLQRIKGVGEVNILGYQDREIRIFIDPFLLNKYNLTPADVSSIVQKQNIKQGVGKLVNQNQEIIIKAQGDAQNIEEVGNLLVKPGVRLKDIATVQDGLSDAKSFSSFNGQQGVTLEVKKIAGENVLNIITEVKKVLPKLQILAGDKTEIKILQDQSEKIMVNINNVRFDLIFGAFLAVFIVFLFLRNVTATIVSALAIPTSVIGTFAIIDALGYDLNRLTLIGLTLAIGIFIDDAIVVIENIMKKMEEGMEPFRASFEGAKEVAFSVLAISSVLLAVFVPVAFMDGIVGMFFNSFAMTVAAGIVISYLVAIMFIPSIAARVLNAKENRFYHATEPILKAIDKGYVWLLKPLIKYKTITIIVTVGLLVASTTLKVGMSFLPMQDNAEFQITIKAPVGINLESMKKVITPLDDMLKEDKDILYSIASIGYNSANELHKGRIYVKLKTLGERVKTQESIIQYYRDKLSSIEGMIISVEKVDDFDTGATTAPVQVVITGDKLEELDVVSAKLMAILKETSGIVDVDRDFENGKPEIKIGILRENAQRVGVSVEQIASILGSAYSSDSAVSYYEDNGRQFDITVRLKDNFRSSLDDLKKLQVRNSNGQFVALEGLLEIKESLGNASINRFDRERKVLVTANIFNTSLDKIVEVINEKMPEILPLGYNYRFTGDVENMEDTNKAFGAAVVLAVILIYLILAALYESIIQPFIIMISMPLSFTGVMVALYLSGNSFSLFVMIGIILLLGMVGKNAILVVDFANRAIKDGKSIDDALLEAGEKRLRPILMTTFAMIGAMIPLAFGSGAGHESNAPMALAIIGGLMSSTILTLLVVPAIYKFMYPLDAWLRKWYEKGKIQH; encoded by the coding sequence ATGTATAAATTAGCTATAAATCGCCCAATTACCACTTTGATGGGTGTTTTAACATTTATCGTTTTTGGATTGATGTCATATAACACAATGCCCATTAACCTCTTTCCCAATGTAGATTTTCCAGTTGTTACAGTACAAACAACTTACAATGGAGCTGACCCTTCAACAGTTGAAACAAAAGTAACTGATAAAATCGAAGAAGCTGTTTCAGGTGTTGATGGTATTGATAAACTTATGTCAACAAGTTATGAAGGTTTTAGTGTTGTAACTATTCAATTTGAACTTACAAAAGATTTAGATGAAGCAACAAATGATGTAAGAGATAAAATAGGTGCAATAAATTTACCTTCTGAAGTTGAAAAACCAGTTGTAAAAAAATTAGGAGCTACTGGCGCAGTTATTTCTCTTTTTATTGCTTCTGATGGAAATGACACAACAGCATTAATGAGACTTGCGGATGAAAAACTCAAACCTCAGCTACAAAGAATTAAAGGAGTTGGTGAAGTTAATATTTTAGGATACCAAGATAGAGAAATTCGTATTTTTATAGATCCTTTTTTATTAAATAAATATAATCTTACACCTGCTGATGTAAGTAGTATTGTCCAAAAACAAAATATTAAACAAGGTGTTGGAAAACTTGTAAATCAAAACCAAGAGATTATTATAAAAGCTCAAGGTGATGCTCAAAATATTGAAGAAGTTGGTAATTTATTGGTAAAACCAGGAGTTAGATTAAAAGATATTGCAACAGTTCAAGATGGATTAAGTGATGCAAAAAGTTTTTCTTCTTTTAATGGACAACAAGGGGTTACTTTAGAAGTAAAAAAAATAGCGGGTGAAAATGTATTAAATATTATCACTGAAGTTAAAAAAGTACTTCCAAAACTTCAAATACTTGCAGGTGATAAAACTGAAATCAAAATCCTTCAAGACCAATCTGAAAAAATTATGGTTAATATCAATAATGTTAGATTTGACTTGATTTTTGGAGCATTTCTTGCAGTTTTTATTGTATTTCTTTTTTTGCGAAATGTTACAGCAACAATTGTTTCAGCTTTAGCAATTCCAACTTCTGTTATTGGTACTTTTGCCATAATAGATGCTTTAGGATATGACTTAAATCGTTTAACACTTATTGGACTTACCCTTGCCATTGGGATTTTTATCGATGATGCCATTGTTGTTATTGAAAATATCATGAAAAAAATGGAAGAAGGAATGGAGCCATTTCGTGCTTCCTTTGAAGGCGCAAAAGAAGTTGCCTTTTCTGTTTTAGCAATCTCTTCTGTTTTATTGGCTGTTTTTGTTCCTGTTGCTTTTATGGATGGAATTGTAGGAATGTTTTTTAACTCTTTTGCTATGACTGTTGCTGCGGGTATTGTTATTTCATATCTTGTTGCAATTATGTTTATTCCAAGTATTGCAGCACGTGTTTTAAATGCTAAAGAGAATCGTTTTTATCATGCAACTGAACCTATTTTAAAGGCTATTGACAAAGGTTATGTTTGGTTACTTAAACCTTTAATAAAATATAAAACTATAACAATTATTGTTACAGTTGGTCTTTTAGTTGCCTCAACTACTTTAAAAGTTGGTATGTCATTTTTACCGATGCAAGATAATGCAGAATTTCAAATTACTATCAAAGCACCCGTTGGAATTAATTTAGAATCTATGAAAAAAGTTATTACTCCTTTGGATGATATGTTAAAAGAAGATAAAGATATTTTATATTCTATTGCTTCAATTGGTTATAACTCTGCGAATGAGTTACATAAAGGAAGAATTTATGTAAAACTTAAAACTTTAGGTGAAAGAGTAAAAACACAAGAATCAATTATTCAATATTACAGAGATAAACTCTCATCGATTGAAGGCATGATTATATCTGTTGAAAAAGTTGATGATTTTGATACAGGAGCAACAACTGCACCAGTTCAAGTGGTAATCACTGGAGATAAACTTGAAGAACTAGATGTTGTATCTGCAAAATTAATGGCAATATTAAAAGAAACTTCTGGAATTGTTGATGTTGACAGAGATTTTGAAAATGGAAAACCTGAAATTAAAATTGGTATTTTAAGAGAAAATGCTCAAAGAGTTGGAGTTAGTGTTGAACAAATTGCTTCGATTTTAGGTTCGGCGTATTCAAGTGATAGTGCAGTTTCTTATTATGAAGATAATGGAAGACAATTTGATATAACAGTACGATTAAAAGATAACTTTAGATCTTCATTGGATGATTTAAAAAAACTACAAGTTCGTAATTCAAATGGTCAATTTGTTGCCCTTGAAGGATTATTAGAAATCAAAGAGAGTTTAGGAAATGCTTCAATTAATAGATTTGATAGGGAAAGAAAAGTTTTAGTAACTGCAAATATTTTTAATACTTCCCTTGATAAAATTGTTGAAGTAATCAATGAAAAAATGCCTGAAATTCTTCCTTTAGGATACAACTATCGTTTCACAGGTGATGTTGAAAACATGGAAGATACAAATAAAGCTTTTGGTGCAGCTGTTGTTTTAGCTGTTATTTTGATTTATCTTATTTTAGCTGCATTGTATGAATCAATCATACAACCTTTTATTATTATGATTTCAATGCCATTATCTTTTACTGGAGTTATGGTAGCTTTATATTTAAGTGGTAACTCATTTAGTTTATTTGTAATGATTGGGATAATTCTTCTTTTAGGAATGGTTGGTAAAAATGCAATTTTAGTAGTTGACTTTGCAAATCGAGCTATTAAAGATGGAAAAAGTATTGATGATGCACTTTTAGAAGCTGGTGAAAAAAGACTAAGACCTATTTTAATGACAACTTTTGCCATGATAGGAGCAATGATTCCCCTTGCTTTTGGAAGTGGAGCTGGACATGAAAGTAATGCTCCAATGGCTTTAGCAATTATTGGAGGACTTATGAGTTCAACAATTTTAACTCTTCTTGTTGTTCCTGCTATTTATAAATTTATGTATCCACTTGATGCATGGCTGAGAAAATGGTATGAAAAAGGCAAAATTCAACATTAA
- a CDS encoding nucleotide-binding protein gives MSIVVYSIKGGVGKTTLSVQISQMLDYTYVTNDSHSSAHNLMPEEKGFLVSSEEYEEIPYDDRVVYDFGGFKDTRINDIIKKSNKIVIPTLTSIVDVQATLATLKDVIEINKNIIIVVNRTKNNNKSIELKEYLLEEIEKLYGKVNIPIIFVRDSSVLEDSLFDCEYVEIKAGNNRFKRHIYRNAIEDMIDLRKTLEN, from the coding sequence ATGTCAATAGTTGTTTATAGTATTAAAGGTGGAGTAGGAAAAACCACTTTATCAGTTCAAATCTCTCAAATGTTAGATTATACTTATGTTACAAACGATTCTCACTCTTCTGCACATAACCTAATGCCAGAAGAAAAAGGATTTTTAGTATCAAGTGAAGAGTATGAAGAAATTCCTTATGATGATAGAGTTGTTTATGATTTTGGTGGATTTAAAGATACAAGAATAAATGATATTATTAAAAAATCAAATAAAATAGTTATACCAACTCTTACTTCGATTGTTGATGTACAAGCAACCCTAGCCACATTAAAAGACGTAATAGAAATTAATAAAAATATCATAATTGTTGTAAATAGAACAAAAAACAATAATAAATCTATAGAATTAAAAGAGTATTTGTTAGAAGAAATAGAAAAACTATATGGAAAAGTAAATATTCCTATAATTTTCGTAAGAGATTCTTCTGTTCTTGAAGATTCATTGTTTGATTGTGAATATGTGGAAATTAAAGCTGGTAATAATAGATTTAAAAGACATATATATAGAAATGCCATAGAAGATATGATAGATCTTCGAAAAACTCTGGAGAATTAA
- a CDS encoding YciI family protein produces MQYLVIAYDNENALERRLESREAHIEGARKLMAEGKIINAGALIEDDVMVGSTLYIDFETDEELDEWLENEPYVKNNVWNMDEFQIVPMKLLPKQS; encoded by the coding sequence ATGCAATATTTAGTAATAGCTTATGACAATGAAAATGCACTAGAGAGAAGATTAGAATCAAGAGAAGCTCATATTGAGGGTGCAAGAAAATTAATGGCTGAAGGTAAAATTATAAATGCTGGTGCGTTAATCGAAGATGATGTAATGGTTGGTTCTACATTATACATAGATTTTGAAACTGATGAAGAGTTAGATGAATGGTTAGAAAATGAGCCATATGTAAAAAATAATGTTTGGAATATGGATGAATTCCAGATAGTTCCTATGAAATTACTCCCAAAACAATCTTAA